The Pseudosulfitobacter pseudonitzschiae genome includes a region encoding these proteins:
- the hisF gene encoding imidazole glycerol phosphate synthase subunit HisF: protein MLKTRIIPCLDVADGRVVKGVNFVDLVDAGDPVDAARAYDAAGADELCFLDIHATHENRGTMFDVVRRTAEACYIPLTVGGGVRTSEDVRDLLLAGADKVSFNSAAVADPDVLARAADRFGSQCIVCAIDAKTVEPGRWEIFTHGGRKPTGIDAVEFAIMAAAKGAGEILLTSMDRDGTKQGFNLPLTRAIADAVTVPVIASGGVGTLDHLVDGVREGHASAVLAASIFHFGTYTIAEAKAHMAAAGLNMRLT, encoded by the coding sequence ATGCTTAAAACCCGCATCATCCCCTGCCTTGATGTCGCTGATGGCCGTGTGGTCAAGGGCGTCAATTTCGTTGATCTGGTGGACGCAGGCGATCCGGTCGATGCCGCACGCGCCTATGACGCCGCCGGCGCCGACGAGCTGTGCTTTCTCGACATCCATGCCACCCACGAGAATCGCGGCACCATGTTCGACGTGGTGCGCCGCACCGCCGAAGCCTGCTATATCCCGCTGACTGTTGGCGGCGGCGTGCGCACATCCGAAGACGTGCGCGACTTGCTGCTGGCAGGTGCCGACAAGGTCAGCTTCAATTCCGCCGCCGTGGCCGATCCCGACGTGCTGGCCCGCGCCGCCGACCGTTTCGGCAGCCAGTGCATCGTCTGCGCCATCGACGCCAAAACGGTTGAACCCGGCCGCTGGGAAATCTTCACCCACGGCGGGCGCAAACCCACAGGCATTGACGCGGTTGAATTCGCCATTATGGCCGCTGCCAAAGGCGCCGGTGAAATCCTTCTGACCTCGATGGATCGTGATGGCACCAAACAGGGTTTCAACCTGCCCCTGACCCGCGCCATCGCCGATGCCGTCACGGTTCCGGTGATCGCGTCGGGCGGTGTCGGCACGCTTGACCATCTGGTCGACGGCGTGCGCGAAGGCCACGCCTCTGCCGTGCTTGCTGCGTCGATTTTCCATTTCGGCACATATACAATCGCCGAGGCCAAAGCGCACATGGCCGCTGCCGGTCTGAACATGAGGCTGACATGA
- a CDS encoding phosphoribosyl-ATP diphosphatase — MTLNDLYATIVARKSADPASSWTAQLLAKGPEKCAEKFGEEAVEAIIEAVRDDKAALTCEAADVLYHLLVMLTARDVPLDDVLAELDRRQSRSGIEEKAARD; from the coding sequence ATGACCCTGAACGACCTCTACGCCACGATCGTCGCCCGAAAATCTGCTGATCCTGCCAGCAGCTGGACTGCCCAGCTTCTGGCCAAAGGCCCGGAAAAATGCGCCGAAAAATTCGGGGAAGAGGCTGTAGAGGCCATCATCGAAGCCGTCCGCGACGACAAAGCCGCGCTGACCTGCGAAGCGGCAGACGTACTATATCATTTGCTGGTCATGCTCACCGCCCGCGACGTCCCGCTTGACGATGTGTTGGCCGAACTGGACCGTCGCCAGTCCCGTTCCGGCATCGAAGAAAAAGCCGCCCGCGATTGA
- a CDS encoding CoA-binding protein, which produces MHYSDDLLKNVLQRTRVIAVVGVSTNPVRPSHYVARYLSLRGYRVIGVNPGAEGQMLFGQRIVAKLSQVDAPVDMVDIFRKSEAVPAIVDEALEVYPDLRTVWMQIGVEHAEAAAKAEARGITVIQNRCPKIEYQRLFGELRKGGFATGIISSKL; this is translated from the coding sequence ATGCATTATTCGGATGATCTGCTGAAAAACGTGTTGCAGCGCACGCGGGTGATCGCGGTTGTGGGTGTGTCGACCAATCCGGTGCGGCCCAGCCACTATGTGGCCCGCTATCTGTCACTGCGGGGCTATCGCGTGATCGGGGTGAATCCGGGGGCGGAAGGGCAGATGCTGTTCGGCCAGCGAATCGTGGCCAAGCTGTCGCAGGTTGATGCGCCGGTGGATATGGTCGATATTTTTCGCAAATCCGAAGCCGTGCCTGCCATCGTGGACGAAGCGCTAGAGGTGTATCCGGACCTGCGCACTGTCTGGATGCAGATCGGAGTGGAACACGCCGAAGCTGCCGCCAAGGCTGAAGCGCGGGGGATCACGGTGATCCAGAACCGGTGCCCCAAGATCGAATACCAGCGCTTGTTCGGTGAATTGCGCAAGGGCGGGTTTGCGACGGGAATCATCAGCTCCAAGCTGTGA